Proteins found in one candidate division KSB1 bacterium genomic segment:
- a CDS encoding TonB-dependent receptor: MKQKRISAIVWVGLLGRMLFLTGWGIAAEVSGPQSGVWRIDGSPYIVTGDVVVPANATLKIDPGVIVKFNGYYRILVQGSLIAEGVMGKRIIFTSIHDKEFGVGGPTTPNLPGNQDWVGIEFAASSQTMSRLEYAIIRYSDRVIIAGSASPTLRQIIIADCQAESIIVDGRRIEITEGNELNYAPPIQAANEAPAAPATLPTTPFSEMGPIKAQPAPQFEAEEFTFGEMVVVSAAKQEQKLKESPANITVITADEIKKMGYSDFVELLRDVMGIDINDPGQGQLDVGMRGVNDRMSMGKHFQMLLDGHDMGWKQFYRNHISTAWISLDAIDRIEIVRGPSSALWGANAFLGTINIITKSPLQNEGNEASFMRGSFDSYQGNLQIRKKFEKNGGLAFFTTLHRDNLPRKVKEWSDIAGSDVILNSNDRTNSNIYFNFTYNDFSFIGHLSRADAFQSISSFSVGADLTRFVMDKKYFIVNWQHNFESNLMIKISGYLDYYNWGKGAQYENNPFAGAMTDPATAATGHFVRQMDGRDNVMGIQGQINFRPAQRISFVLGVDYEGNDVIRWYYPEVWDADKLPVPKFKTDIKATYFQGEVNPFDWLKFTAGLRYDVHSVFKDVLNERLAVVLTPLRNLYVKGLFGTAFKAPSIHELYYFRKNAYYGNPNIKPETNQTLELQIGYALGNILEVSASAFSIDIDDIIAYQKRLKTQPLIGAEAFPESQRPDGTKDYNQQANVGQWKSQGVEGEFKLNLSKQFLCYGDVTYRKAEDAITSSRLYYTADKQGRAGIRYFAANRVYVTLQGRFTGTRVLPVLKFNEPGAPWQVTSDPTTTAPAYVTFDFAAFYPNFVKGLDVTLRLVNLLDNDLYDAGREVLFSLPSRGGFLKFSYHF; this comes from the coding sequence ATGAAACAAAAACGGATTTCAGCAATCGTATGGGTTGGTTTATTAGGGAGGATGCTTTTTTTAACTGGATGGGGGATAGCAGCCGAGGTCAGCGGCCCACAAAGCGGCGTGTGGCGCATCGATGGTAGCCCCTATATTGTTACAGGAGACGTGGTTGTTCCAGCCAATGCCACGCTGAAAATCGATCCTGGGGTCATTGTCAAATTCAATGGTTATTATCGAATTTTGGTTCAGGGGAGTCTGATCGCTGAAGGGGTCATGGGAAAGCGGATCATCTTCACCTCGATCCATGATAAAGAATTCGGAGTCGGTGGACCGACCACACCGAATCTCCCAGGGAATCAAGACTGGGTTGGGATTGAGTTTGCAGCATCCAGCCAGACCATGAGTCGGCTCGAGTATGCGATTATCCGCTATTCCGATCGTGTGATCATTGCTGGCAGCGCGAGCCCAACACTGCGCCAGATCATCATCGCTGATTGTCAGGCGGAAAGCATTATCGTCGATGGCCGACGCATTGAAATAACGGAAGGGAATGAGCTCAATTACGCCCCTCCCATCCAAGCGGCCAATGAAGCGCCTGCTGCGCCTGCGACCCTACCAACCACTCCATTTAGTGAGATGGGGCCGATTAAGGCCCAACCAGCACCCCAATTCGAAGCAGAAGAGTTCACGTTTGGAGAGATGGTGGTTGTTTCGGCTGCAAAACAAGAACAAAAATTAAAGGAATCGCCTGCAAACATTACCGTCATCACTGCCGATGAAATCAAAAAAATGGGTTACAGCGATTTTGTGGAGCTATTACGCGATGTTATGGGGATCGATATCAACGATCCAGGACAGGGGCAATTAGATGTTGGGATGCGAGGGGTGAATGATCGCATGTCCATGGGCAAGCATTTCCAGATGCTGCTCGATGGGCATGATATGGGATGGAAACAATTTTATCGCAACCATATTTCCACAGCGTGGATTTCGCTGGATGCGATCGATCGGATCGAGATAGTCCGTGGACCATCTTCGGCTTTGTGGGGGGCCAATGCGTTTTTGGGCACGATCAATATTATTACCAAGTCACCTTTGCAGAACGAGGGCAACGAAGCCAGCTTCATGCGCGGCAGTTTCGATAGCTATCAAGGTAATCTTCAAATTCGTAAAAAATTCGAAAAGAATGGAGGATTGGCATTTTTTACAACGCTACATCGGGATAATCTTCCGAGAAAGGTCAAAGAATGGTCTGATATTGCTGGTTCAGATGTAATTTTGAACTCCAATGATCGAACAAATAGCAATATCTATTTCAATTTTACTTATAATGATTTTTCATTTATCGGTCATCTGAGCCGAGCTGATGCGTTTCAATCTATCTCTTCTTTCAGCGTGGGAGCGGATTTAACGCGATTCGTAATGGACAAAAAATATTTCATCGTGAATTGGCAGCATAATTTTGAATCTAATCTTATGATCAAGATTAGTGGGTATCTGGATTATTATAATTGGGGAAAAGGGGCACAGTACGAAAATAATCCGTTTGCAGGGGCAATGACAGATCCAGCCACGGCGGCTACTGGACATTTTGTCCGACAGATGGATGGTCGTGATAATGTGATGGGTATTCAAGGGCAAATCAACTTTAGACCAGCGCAACGCATCTCGTTCGTGCTGGGAGTTGACTATGAGGGCAATGACGTGATTCGCTGGTACTATCCTGAAGTGTGGGATGCTGACAAATTGCCCGTTCCGAAATTTAAGACCGATATTAAAGCAACATATTTTCAGGGCGAGGTCAATCCCTTCGATTGGCTCAAATTTACTGCTGGTCTGCGCTACGATGTCCATTCAGTTTTCAAAGACGTCCTCAACGAGCGGTTAGCAGTTGTGTTGACACCGCTGAGAAATCTTTATGTGAAGGGACTTTTTGGGACCGCCTTTAAAGCACCTTCGATCCACGAATTATACTACTTCCGCAAAAATGCATATTATGGAAATCCCAATATCAAACCAGAGACCAATCAGACCTTGGAATTGCAGATCGGCTATGCGCTCGGCAATATTTTGGAAGTTAGTGCCAGCGCTTTTTCGATCGATATTGATGATATTATTGCTTATCAAAAGCGTTTGAAAACTCAACCGCTCATCGGCGCCGAAGCATTTCCAGAATCGCAACGCCCCGATGGAACCAAGGACTACAATCAACAGGCCAATGTTGGCCAATGGAAATCGCAAGGGGTCGAAGGTGAATTCAAGCTGAATCTGAGTAAGCAATTCCTCTGTTATGGCGATGTCACCTATCGCAAGGCCGAGGATGCAATTACCTCATCGCGCTTATATTACACGGCAGATAAACAGGGACGAGCCGGGATTCGGTACTTTGCTGCAAATCGGGTGTATGTAACGCTTCAAGGACGCTTTACAGGGACCCGTGTCCTACCTGTGCTCAAATTTAATGAGCCCGGTGCACCATGGCAGGTGACCAGCGATCCAACGACTACCGCTCCAGCTTATGTGACTTTCGATTTTGCGGCGTTCTATCCCAATTTTGTGAAAGGCTTAGATGTGACGCTGCGGCTCGTCAATCTATTGGATAATGATCTCTATGATGCTGGACGAGAAGTTCTGTTCTCTCTGCCATCGCGGGGCGGATTTTTAAAATTCAGTTATCATTTTTAG
- a CDS encoding Spy/CpxP family protein refolding chaperone, translating into MSKKTLTWLFIFSVIINISALATIGYHWFESKRTRFDRSRVGHQEFLVRELGLTEQQSAQIQKLRADLWQKLKPLKTQLDEERRIFFHIQNQDSVDTELLYQSIDRISELQRQMQRITAENMLASKSILTPEQRKKFFSLMESRMKMGETRRRHSPKPKDQSNQESCKEEQP; encoded by the coding sequence ATGAGCAAAAAAACACTCACTTGGCTTTTCATTTTTTCCGTAATCATCAATATATCCGCTTTAGCAACTATTGGTTATCATTGGTTTGAATCGAAGCGGACTCGATTTGACCGAAGCCGAGTCGGACATCAGGAATTTTTGGTCCGGGAACTTGGCTTGACCGAGCAGCAGTCAGCCCAAATTCAAAAACTGCGAGCTGATTTATGGCAGAAGCTCAAGCCATTGAAAACCCAATTAGACGAAGAGCGTCGCATTTTCTTTCATATACAGAATCAAGATAGCGTTGATACCGAGCTGCTGTACCAGAGCATTGACCGCATTTCGGAGTTGCAACGGCAGATGCAACGCATCACTGCTGAAAATATGTTGGCAAGCAAATCTATTCTGACTCCGGAGCAGCGAAAAAAATTCTTTTCCCTTATGGAAAGTCGGATGAAAATGGGAGAGACCCGAAGGAGACATTCACCAAAACCAAAAGACCAGAGCAATCAGGAATCATGCAAGGAGGAGCAACCATGA
- a CDS encoding M1 family aminopeptidase produces the protein MWIAPKIKSLWTRLWWMFSIFFIPTILVARIQDDFDVFYYEIDVAIDPQQERIEGSVSVEAVSLVTALSVLELDLSSRMTVTAVSGNAKQFRHVNDVLRIDLDRTYDIGEPIAVTIFYHGKPSIKPGFNPMTFDRTRSVITISSESCPYYARYWWPCKDRPDDKPDSMDIKIRVPGNLIVASNGILIGVKDNGDGTRIYHWEVRHPIATYLVAITISNYHVIHDRYVDSEGDTLPIMHFIYPEHYNKALIDLSNIPQMIQVLESYYGLYPFHGEKVGVAQYVGYWGGMEYQTLVCIQPFYITGNYQYEAVLVHELAHQWWGDCITPKNFHHSWISEGFATFSEALYYGHIQGPDRYRSYMENENNAKSYKGIMYRHDISDPNQVYAGIVYYKGAWVLHMLRHVVGEQNFWAGLKNFRMKYQYGSATTEDLQSAFEEVIGASLEWFFHQWIYEPNYPHYCYGVHQEKQGQKYELHLMVRQEQTDAPLFAMPIDLKIATAASETTLTIMVADRLEKFTFTFPDSTRDIQFDPENWVLKSAQRINSALLRYVGHQVIDSTGNNNGLAEPGETVKLLVSITNDGLISRNITAWLSCDDGSVKLSAGKLEWAAFDVDYQSISNDLTFQFSFSVEPIAEGHLANFKLHLEADNGYSAIDSFDVKIGQPTIILIDDDDGADYERYFWPAASLAKIYCDSWEVKTQGVPGYGDLLQRYKTAIWFTGDDRTTSLTSEEQYAITEFLDRGGWLILTGQNIGYDLMVEGSTQDSLFFTNYLHAVLLSDSIAATMMRGESGDPIGQGSFVYIQNKAGCANNQRSPSAIGPRDGAHSFLKYIPQNLSAAIRYVDDRAGYRLIYLGFGFEGISGPYQDTAAKLLLRMLNWLSGGTGLKEYRPEQFPKQFRLEQNYPNPFNPMTRIRYQIVEPGRVVLSIYNLQGQHVTTLLDRFQLPGQYELSWDGCDSTGMPVASGVYIYRLFTSSDEISRKLALIR, from the coding sequence GTGTGGATTGCTCCAAAAATAAAAAGCCTTTGGACACGGTTATGGTGGATGTTTTCCATCTTTTTTATACCTACGATATTGGTCGCAAGAATCCAGGATGATTTTGATGTATTCTATTACGAAATCGACGTTGCCATAGATCCTCAACAGGAGCGCATTGAAGGATCAGTATCTGTGGAAGCTGTAAGTTTAGTCACAGCACTTAGTGTTCTGGAACTTGATCTTTCATCGCGCATGACGGTGACTGCGGTTTCGGGGAATGCAAAGCAATTCCGTCATGTCAATGATGTTTTACGGATTGATCTCGACCGAACCTATGACATCGGGGAGCCAATAGCTGTCACAATTTTCTATCACGGTAAGCCATCGATCAAACCTGGTTTTAATCCCATGACGTTCGATCGAACTCGGAGTGTCATTACAATTTCGTCCGAAAGCTGTCCCTATTATGCACGCTATTGGTGGCCCTGTAAAGATCGGCCTGATGATAAGCCAGATTCGATGGATATTAAGATTCGCGTACCAGGCAATTTAATCGTCGCTTCTAATGGCATTTTGATCGGGGTTAAAGACAACGGCGATGGGACCAGAATCTATCATTGGGAGGTGCGTCATCCCATAGCGACATACTTGGTTGCCATTACAATCTCTAATTACCACGTGATTCATGATCGATATGTTGATTCCGAGGGAGATACTTTGCCCATCATGCATTTTATTTATCCTGAACATTATAATAAAGCATTGATCGATTTGAGCAACATCCCTCAGATGATTCAGGTGCTGGAATCTTATTATGGCCTGTATCCGTTTCATGGAGAAAAAGTTGGTGTCGCACAATATGTGGGATATTGGGGTGGAATGGAGTATCAGACGCTTGTTTGCATTCAGCCGTTTTACATTACTGGCAATTATCAATACGAAGCCGTGTTGGTGCATGAATTAGCCCATCAATGGTGGGGCGATTGCATAACTCCCAAAAATTTCCATCATAGTTGGATTAGCGAGGGGTTCGCCACATTTTCAGAAGCGCTCTATTATGGTCACATTCAGGGCCCAGATCGTTATCGATCTTATATGGAAAACGAAAATAATGCTAAGAGCTATAAGGGTATTATGTACCGTCATGACATTTCTGATCCCAATCAGGTTTATGCTGGCATTGTTTACTACAAGGGTGCCTGGGTGCTGCACATGTTGCGACATGTGGTGGGCGAGCAAAATTTCTGGGCTGGGTTGAAAAATTTTCGGATGAAATATCAATATGGATCAGCAACGACAGAGGATTTGCAATCTGCTTTCGAGGAGGTGATTGGTGCTTCGCTGGAGTGGTTCTTCCACCAATGGATTTATGAGCCAAATTATCCGCACTATTGCTACGGTGTTCATCAAGAGAAACAAGGGCAGAAGTATGAATTGCATCTGATGGTGCGACAGGAACAAACCGATGCACCCCTATTTGCCATGCCGATAGACTTGAAAATTGCAACTGCTGCTTCAGAAACCACTTTGACGATCATGGTGGCGGATCGGCTCGAGAAATTCACATTTACCTTCCCAGATTCGACCCGGGATATTCAGTTCGATCCTGAAAATTGGGTATTAAAAAGCGCGCAACGCATCAATTCGGCGCTGTTGCGATATGTGGGACATCAAGTAATTGATAGCACTGGCAACAATAACGGATTGGCCGAGCCGGGCGAGACAGTCAAACTTCTGGTATCGATTACCAACGATGGGCTCATCTCGAGAAACATCACTGCTTGGTTGAGCTGCGACGACGGATCCGTTAAGCTCTCCGCTGGCAAGCTAGAATGGGCCGCTTTCGATGTCGATTATCAATCGATTTCGAACGATCTGACATTCCAATTTTCATTTTCAGTTGAACCTATTGCTGAGGGGCATCTGGCAAATTTTAAGCTCCATCTCGAGGCCGATAATGGTTATTCAGCCATTGATAGTTTTGATGTGAAAATCGGTCAACCGACAATTATTCTGATCGATGATGATGACGGCGCCGATTACGAGCGATATTTCTGGCCAGCCGCTTCATTGGCTAAAATTTATTGTGATTCCTGGGAGGTGAAAACCCAGGGTGTGCCTGGTTACGGTGATTTGCTCCAAAGGTATAAAACGGCCATTTGGTTCACAGGGGACGATCGCACAACCAGCCTGACAAGCGAAGAGCAATACGCAATCACCGAATTTCTCGACCGAGGTGGCTGGCTGATCCTCACTGGCCAAAATATCGGCTATGATCTCATGGTAGAGGGTTCAACACAGGATTCGCTTTTCTTTACCAATTATCTTCATGCAGTATTGTTGTCAGATTCAATCGCCGCAACCATGATGAGAGGGGAGTCTGGAGATCCGATAGGGCAGGGTAGTTTCGTTTATATTCAGAACAAGGCAGGATGTGCCAACAACCAGCGCTCGCCCAGCGCCATTGGCCCAAGGGATGGCGCCCATTCTTTTTTGAAATATATCCCACAAAACCTCAGTGCTGCCATTCGATATGTGGACGATCGTGCTGGCTATCGGTTGATCTATTTAGGGTTCGGTTTCGAGGGGATCTCAGGGCCATATCAGGATACCGCAGCGAAATTGTTGCTTCGGATGCTCAATTGGCTTTCTGGGGGTACTGGGCTTAAGGAGTATCGCCCCGAGCAATTCCCCAAGCAATTTAGATTGGAACAAAATTATCCCAATCCGTTTAATCCTATGACTCGAATCCGGTATCAGATCGTCGAGCCGGGACGAGTGGTGCTCAGCATTTACAATTTGCAGGGCCAGCACGTCACAACACTTTTGGATAGGTTTCAATTGCCCGGCCAATACGAATTGAGCTGGGATGGATGCGATAGCACTGGGATGCCAGTGGCCTCAGGCGTTTACATTTATCGTCTTTTCACTTCATCAGATGAGATATCAAGAAAATTGGCTTTGATCCGTTAG
- a CDS encoding Spy/CpxP family protein refolding chaperone, giving the protein MKHNRSFVLFAVAFILVAFVAILPAQPRCGRAGKPGFHHQPWMSSLNLTDEQKNKVAELRLAFQKELLPLRTELQSKAAELQLLETEATPNLNQIDRLIDQIEQIRTKIHKARVRHQMAIRNILSPEQQKVWDSQMLRLSGRGKVGERLNCPLESF; this is encoded by the coding sequence ATGAAACATAATAGATCATTTGTTTTGTTTGCTGTAGCTTTTATTTTAGTAGCGTTCGTAGCCATCTTACCTGCGCAACCCCGGTGCGGACGCGCGGGGAAGCCTGGTTTCCATCATCAGCCATGGATGTCAAGCCTGAATCTGACCGACGAACAAAAAAATAAAGTGGCTGAACTTCGATTGGCGTTTCAGAAAGAACTGCTGCCGCTCCGAACCGAGTTGCAGAGCAAGGCTGCAGAGTTGCAATTGCTCGAGACTGAAGCAACTCCGAACTTAAACCAGATCGACAGATTAATCGACCAAATCGAGCAAATACGGACCAAAATTCATAAAGCGCGCGTTCGACATCAAATGGCCATCAGAAATATTTTATCGCCAGAGCAGCAAAAGGTCTGGGATAGCCAGATGTTGAGGCTGTCGGGCCGTGGGAAGGTGGGCGAACGGTTGAACTGTCCATTAGAATCGTTCTGA
- a CDS encoding OmpA family protein has protein sequence MILSPCQLYSTMKCIVIGLVLVLASSVHSNLIARVALPQQDVKASLFSEANKALTEAKAAKADLLSPKAFAEALKYYHDADSDFQKGKNLEDVRQRLRASVAYFKKAIETAQSAQNMLANALKAQSAANQAGASQFSAKAWSEAELKLSEAARKLESGDVRDAKKRAGEAEALYRQAELEAIKANYLSDTWELLKQAEKMEVEKYAPATLKRAQSLAIQAEKELNENRYDTDVARSLARQAKYEANHAIYLAKIIKELRENRDYAEEFLLGNERPIERIASAIDLVASFENGYDKTTNEVIKYIRALQERARKLEQSLSERDQQVEMLNARIDELEQKLGGVQQEKTELARQMEAQAKIRAQFSAVEQIFDPEEATVFRKGNDIIIRLLSLTFPVGKSVIEAQNFPLLTKVQQAINLFPGCEITIEGHTDSHGSDEKNMQLSQERAEAVSIYLQANMGLDASRITAIGYGESRPIANNETKEGREKNRRIEVILHPKL, from the coding sequence ATGATATTGAGCCCGTGTCAGCTTTATAGCACAATGAAGTGTATCGTCATTGGACTGGTTCTGGTTCTTGCAAGTTCTGTTCACTCAAATTTAATAGCAAGGGTTGCACTGCCACAACAAGATGTAAAAGCTTCACTGTTTAGCGAGGCGAACAAAGCGCTGACAGAGGCCAAGGCCGCAAAGGCGGACCTGTTATCGCCAAAAGCTTTTGCAGAAGCCTTAAAGTATTATCATGATGCAGATAGCGATTTTCAGAAAGGGAAGAACCTCGAAGATGTCCGGCAACGGCTTCGTGCGAGTGTCGCTTATTTTAAGAAGGCAATAGAGACCGCTCAATCGGCGCAGAACATGTTGGCCAATGCACTGAAAGCTCAGTCGGCCGCTAATCAAGCGGGTGCTAGCCAGTTTTCCGCGAAAGCGTGGAGCGAAGCAGAGCTGAAACTTAGCGAAGCTGCCCGAAAATTAGAATCTGGGGATGTGAGGGATGCCAAAAAGCGAGCGGGCGAGGCGGAGGCGCTGTATCGGCAGGCCGAATTAGAAGCGATAAAAGCCAACTATCTCAGTGATACCTGGGAATTGCTCAAGCAAGCAGAGAAAATGGAAGTAGAAAAATATGCTCCAGCCACTTTGAAACGCGCACAATCCTTAGCTATTCAGGCTGAAAAAGAGCTCAATGAAAACCGATATGATACGGATGTGGCTCGTTCGTTAGCCAGACAGGCGAAATACGAGGCAAACCATGCGATTTATCTTGCGAAGATCATCAAGGAATTGAGAGAAAACCGGGATTATGCTGAGGAATTTTTGCTTGGGAACGAACGACCAATAGAGCGGATCGCCTCAGCAATCGATCTAGTTGCTTCATTTGAAAATGGATATGATAAAACCACCAATGAGGTGATCAAATATATTCGGGCGCTTCAAGAGCGCGCTAGAAAGCTGGAACAGTCCCTGTCGGAACGCGATCAGCAAGTGGAAATGCTGAATGCGCGCATCGATGAGTTAGAGCAAAAGTTAGGCGGTGTTCAACAAGAGAAGACCGAACTGGCTCGACAAATGGAAGCTCAAGCTAAGATTCGCGCCCAATTTTCCGCGGTTGAGCAGATTTTTGATCCCGAAGAAGCCACCGTCTTCAGAAAAGGTAACGATATTATCATCCGTCTCTTATCGTTGACCTTTCCCGTCGGCAAATCGGTTATTGAAGCCCAAAATTTCCCGCTGTTGACCAAGGTTCAACAGGCCATCAATCTTTTTCCTGGGTGTGAAATCACGATTGAAGGCCATACCGACTCCCACGGCAGCGATGAGAAGAACATGCAACTTTCCCAAGAGCGGGCTGAGGCGGTAAGTATCTATCTCCAAGCGAACATGGGCTTGGACGCATCACGGATCACAGCGATCGGTTACGGTGAAAGCCGTCCCATCGCAAACAATGAGACCAAAGAGGGCAGGGAGAAAAATCGGCGCATTGAGGTGATTTTGCATCCAAAGTTATGA
- a CDS encoding zf-HC2 domain-containing protein, with amino-acid sequence MDCRKIRKKLSAYQDGELADSLRDQIEQHLKQCSACSLALQQLNQLWNLMDSVDTIKSAPYFWTKLSQRLQERSEPKAVWRPFFLPIQKLSFSLLVICLLVLGFAIGMFLGHNIYHHSQLTSAPPADQELDQVFPMNSFEDFPEQSMAQAYVTMISENNH; translated from the coding sequence ATGGATTGTCGGAAAATTAGAAAAAAATTATCTGCCTATCAGGATGGGGAGTTAGCTGATTCTCTACGCGATCAGATCGAACAGCATTTGAAACAATGCAGCGCGTGCTCATTAGCACTTCAACAGCTAAATCAGCTTTGGAATTTAATGGATAGCGTGGATACAATAAAATCTGCTCCTTATTTCTGGACCAAATTGTCGCAGCGATTGCAGGAACGATCCGAGCCAAAAGCTGTTTGGAGACCTTTTTTTCTCCCGATCCAAAAGCTTTCATTTTCGCTATTGGTTATTTGTTTGCTGGTGCTCGGATTTGCCATCGGGATGTTTTTAGGACATAATATTTATCATCATTCCCAATTAACTTCTGCTCCACCAGCGGATCAGGAATTGGATCAGGTTTTTCCCATGAATTCTTTTGAAGATTTTCCTGAACAATCTATGGCGCAAGCTTACGTGACAATGATCTCAGAAAACAACCACTGA
- the ptsP gene encoding phosphoenolpyruvate--protein phosphotransferase produces the protein MIKQQVKLRGIGVSPGIAWGRACIFGTPPKIIPRKIRVGQVARELSRLSQAIEMARRQLEELKERISSHVSSNDANIFDAYLLFLNDPVFLAQIQKKLVEQRINVEAAVDAVIQESITTFSSTHDNYLKERIQDIRDVGRRILDNLIGYTQECLIGEESELIIVAPEITPSQAAGLNTSQVKGLITEKGGPTSHAAILARSLGIPLVSGIPNIARDIEVSSQIIMNGTTGEVIINPTTRQIENYRALVKVLEEQKKREKKIVGLPAVTLDGHRVQLMANIRTEEDIELAQMFHAEGIGLYRTEIHFIDRTDYPSEEEQFEHYHAIVARMAPFPVTIRTMDLGGDKFSPFFNGNHRYRERNPYLGLRAIRLSLRQPEIFKQQLRAVLRASVFGKVKILLPMIASVEEIHQVRRLINQAMRELDQRELAYDPQLEIGAMIEIPSAALAIHAILKEVDFISIGTNDLIQYTLAVDRSNAQVSDLYEPLHPAVLHLLKMIADAAKQAGKDVSICGEMAGDVRYTKLLIGLGFDQLSMSSFFIPQVKRVIRSIRLSDAIGLAECVLALTEVKKIKRLIDKESIDNESF, from the coding sequence ATGATCAAACAGCAAGTTAAATTGCGAGGCATCGGGGTATCCCCAGGCATTGCCTGGGGCAGGGCGTGCATTTTCGGAACACCTCCCAAAATTATCCCGCGGAAGATCCGTGTCGGTCAGGTTGCCCGAGAGTTGTCCCGACTTTCTCAGGCAATAGAGATGGCGCGGCGGCAACTGGAAGAATTAAAAGAGCGTATCAGCAGCCACGTCTCCAGCAATGATGCGAATATTTTCGATGCTTATTTGCTATTCTTGAACGATCCAGTCTTTTTGGCCCAGATCCAGAAGAAATTGGTAGAACAACGGATTAATGTCGAAGCAGCAGTGGATGCGGTCATTCAGGAATCCATAACCACATTTTCATCAACGCACGACAATTATTTAAAAGAACGAATCCAGGACATTCGAGATGTCGGTCGAAGAATTTTGGATAATCTGATAGGCTATACTCAGGAATGTTTAATTGGAGAGGAATCTGAGCTCATTATTGTTGCGCCAGAGATCACACCCTCCCAAGCCGCTGGGTTGAACACCAGCCAGGTGAAGGGATTGATTACTGAAAAAGGCGGTCCTACTTCTCACGCAGCAATTTTAGCTCGTTCGCTGGGCATCCCACTGGTCTCTGGTATTCCCAATATAGCGCGCGACATCGAAGTCTCTAGCCAGATAATAATGAACGGCACTACTGGCGAGGTGATTATTAATCCCACAACGCGACAAATCGAAAACTACCGCGCTTTGGTCAAGGTGTTAGAAGAACAAAAGAAGCGCGAGAAAAAGATTGTGGGATTGCCAGCCGTCACTTTAGATGGTCATAGAGTTCAATTGATGGCAAATATCAGGACTGAGGAGGACATCGAATTAGCCCAGATGTTCCATGCAGAAGGGATCGGACTTTATCGAACTGAAATTCATTTTATCGATCGGACAGATTATCCATCGGAGGAGGAACAATTCGAGCATTATCATGCAATCGTGGCGAGAATGGCGCCGTTCCCAGTGACCATCCGAACCATGGACCTCGGCGGCGATAAGTTCAGCCCATTTTTCAACGGCAATCATCGCTATCGGGAACGCAACCCCTATTTGGGGCTTCGGGCGATCCGACTGTCATTACGGCAACCTGAAATATTCAAGCAACAATTGCGCGCTGTCCTGCGAGCCAGCGTCTTTGGCAAGGTTAAGATCCTTTTGCCCATGATCGCCAGTGTGGAAGAAATTCATCAAGTCAGGCGACTGATCAATCAGGCGATGCGAGAATTAGACCAACGGGAACTCGCCTATGATCCTCAATTAGAAATCGGTGCAATGATTGAAATCCCTTCCGCTGCCCTAGCGATCCATGCGATTTTAAAGGAGGTCGATTTCATCAGCATTGGCACCAATGATTTGATCCAATATACCTTAGCTGTGGATCGCAGCAATGCTCAGGTGAGTGATCTCTACGAGCCGCTGCATCCAGCTGTCCTCCATCTATTAAAAATGATCGCCGATGCTGCAAAACAGGCTGGTAAGGATGTGAGCATTTGTGGCGAGATGGCCGGAGATGTCCGATATACCAAGTTGTTGATCGGGTTGGGATTTGACCAATTGAGCATGAGCTCATTTTTCATCCCACAGGTGAAACGGGTCATCCGAAGCATTCGTCTGTCCGATGCCATCGGGCTGGCTGAGTGCGTTTTGGCTTTAACTGAAGTAAAAAAAATCAAGCGACTCATTGATAAAGAAAGCATCGATAATGAGTCTTTTTGA